The Stenotrophomonas sp. ASS1 genome segment TCCAGCAGGCCGCGCAGGGCTCGCTGCATGTCACCGATGTGGCCAGCAAGGAGCGCAAGCGCCGCCCGGCGCCGCCGTTCACCACCTCCACCCTGCAGCAGGAAGCCTCGCGCAAGCTCGGCTTCACCACCCGCAAGACCATGCAGGTGGCGCAGAAGCTGTATGAAGGCGTGGCGATCGGTGACGAAGGCACCGTCGGCCTGATCTCGTACATGCGTACCGACTCGGTGAACCTGTCGCAGGACGCGCTGGCCGAGATCCGCGACGTGATCGCCCGCGACTACGGCATCGCCTCGCTGCCGGACCAGCCGAACACCTACCAGACCAAGTCGAAGAACGCCCAGGAAGCGCACGAAGCGGTGCGCCCGACCTCGGCGCTGCGCACGCCTGCGCAGGTGGCGCGCTACCTGACCGATGACGAGCGCAAGCTGTACGAGCTGATCTGGAAGCGTGCGGTGGCCTGCCAGATGATTCCGGCCACTCTCAACACCGTCAGCGTCGATCTGTCCGCCGGCAGCGAACACGTGTTCCGCGCCAGCGGCACCACCGTGGTGGTGCCCGGCTTCCTGGCCGTGTACGAAGAAGGCAAGGACAACAAGAGCGCCGAAGACGAGGACGAAGGCCGCAAGCTGCCGGCAATGAAGCCCGGCGACCGCGTGCCGCTGGAACGCATCCAGGCCGAACAGCATTTCACCCAGCCGCCGCCGCGCTACACCGAAGCGGCGCTGGTGAAGGCGCTGGAAGAGTACGGCATCGGCCGTCCCTCGACCTACGCCTCGATCATCCAGACCCTGCTGTTCCGCAAATACGTGGAAATGGAAGGCCGCAGCTTCCGCCCATCCGATGTGGGCCGCGCGGTGTCCAAGTTCCTGTCCAGCCACTTCACCCGGTACGTGGACTACGACTTCACCGCCAAGCTGGAAGACGAGCTCGACGCCGTCTCGCGTGGCGAAGAAGAGTGGATCCCGCTGATGGCCCGCTTCTGGGAGCCGTTCAAGGAGCTGGTGGAAGACAAGAAGGAATCGGTCGACCGTGCCGAGGCCAGTGGCGCGCGCGAGCTCGGCACCGACCCGAAGACCGGCAAGCCGGTCAGCGTACGCCTCGGCCGCTTCGGGCCTTACGCTGCCATCGGCAGCACCGCCGAGGACGCCGAGGAGAAGCCGAAGTTCGCCTCGCTGCGCCCCGGCCAGTCGATGCACACCATCTCCCTGGAAGACGCGCTGGAGCTGTTCCTGATGCCGCGCGCGCTGGGTGAGGACAAGGGCGAGCCGGTCAGCGTCGGCATCGGCCGTTTCGGCCCGTTCGCCAAGCGCGGCAGCACCTATGCCTCGCTGAAGAAGGAAGACGACCCGTACACCATCGACCTGGCCCGCGCCGTGTTCCTGGTCGAAGAGAAGGAAGAGATCGCGCGCAACCGGATCATCAAGGAGTTCGAGGGCAGCGACATCCAGGTGCTGAACGGCCGTTTCGGCCCGTACATCAGCGACGGCAAGATGAACGGCAAGATCCCCAAGGATCGCGAGCCGGCCTCGCTTACCCTGGCCGAAGTGCAGCAGCTGATGGAAGAAACCGGCAAGCCGGTGCGCAAGGGCTTCGGCGCCAAGAAGGCTGCCGCGAAGAAGGCCCCGGCAAAGAAGGCCGCGGTGAAGAAGGAAGCGGCGCCGAAGAAGGCCGCTGCAAAGAAAGCGCCTGCCAAGAAGGCCCCGGCAAAGAAAGCGGTGAAGAAGGCTGCTGCGAAGAAAGCCCCGGCGAAGAAGGCCGCTGCAAAGAAGTAGATCCACGCCATGCGTGGATGAGGGGTAGTGCCGGCCGCTGGCCGGCAACCCCAGATGCATCAGATGCCGGCCAGCGGCCGGCACTACCGGGTGCCAGGGTCCACCCCTTCTGCACGCGGCATGGGGATAATGAAGGCCCACGCCGGGCCGGTCGCCGCCATGAAAGAACTCACCCTGGACTCTGCTGTCGCCACGCTCCGCGCGGGCGGCGTGATCGCCTACCCGACCGAAGCGGTCTGGGGCCTGGGCTGTGATCCCTCGCACGAAGCTGCGGTGCACATGGTGCTGCGGCTGAAGCAGCGCCCGATCGAGAAAGGCATGATCCTGGTCGCGGCCGAACTGGCGCAGCTGGAAGGCTGGGTGCGGCTGCAGGCGCTGCCCGACGCCCGCCAGCGCGCGGTGCTGGCCAGCTGGCCCGGTGCCAACACCTGGATCCTGCCTGCCGGCCCGCGCGCGCAGCCCTGGGTCACCGGCGAACACAGCGGTATCGCGGTGCGCATCAGCGCGCACCCGCTGGTGGCCGAACTCTGCCGCGCCTGGGGCGGCCCGCTGGTCTCCACCAGTGCCAACCTGGCCGGCGAACCACCAGCGCGCAGCCGCGAAGAACTGGACCCGCGCCTGCTGCGCCTGCTCGACGGCATCCTCGATGGGCAGACCGGCGGCCTGGCCCAGCCCACCCCGATCCGCGACGCGCTCAGCGGCAACGTGCTGCGCTCCTGAGCCGGCGATTGCGCTGCTGCGGACAATCACGCACCCTGCCGCCATGACCCTGCTGCGCGCCACCTTGAGCCTGTGTCTGCTGCTGCCGTGGACGGCACCCGCGGCCGAGGACGTGCGTGTCTACCGCTGCGTTGCCAGCAACGGTGCCGTCGCCCTGCAGGACAGGCCGTGCAACAGCGGCCGCCAGCAGGTGCGCGACCTGCAGCGCCCGCGCGATCCCGCTCCACGGGTGGTGCGCAGTGATGCCACGCCTCCGCCGCCCAGCGAAACCCCGGTCATCCGCGAGCGCGAAGTCCGCCACGTCTACATCCAGCCGCCGCAGCCGATGTACGAGTGCGTGAGCGAGGACGGACGGCGCTATACCAGCGACAACAACGAAGGCAATCCGCGCTGGGTGCCGCTGTGGACCAGTGTCTGGCTGCCGCACGGCCATCGTGGTCCAGCCTATCCCGGACCACGCCCGGCCATCGGCACGCCGATCGGCGAAGGCACGGGTTATCGCCGCCCCTCGATCGGCATGGACGTGCAGGTGCCGGCCGGCAGCGTGCTGGTCCGCGACAGCTGCCATGCGTTGCCACCACAGGAAGTCTGCGCACGGCTGAGTGACCGCCGCTGGGAGCTGGATCGCCGTTACAACAGCGCGCTGCAGAGTGAACGCACCGCCATCAGCAACGAACAGCGCGGTATCGATGCGCGCCTGTCGCGCGATTGCGAACGCTGAGCGCAGCACGCCGTCGCAGCCTGTACGCTGTGCGCATGAACCGAGTGATCTGGCTGCTCCTGGTCCTGCTGCCCGGAAGCGCGTTGGCCGAAGAGGGCGTGATCTACCGCTGTACCTCCAGCAGCAGTGACGTCCCTACCCTGCAGCGCACGCCGTGCGCCACCGGCAGCAAGCAGCAGGTGCTGCGCATCCCCGACCCGGCCAACTCGCAGGCGGCCGCCGCTGCGCCTGTAGCCGCCGAACCTGCATCCGCGCCCGTTGAAACACCCGCGCCGGTGCCGGCCGGACCGGCTGTTGCCCCTGCGGCCCCAGCAAAACCGCGACGCGCGGACGAAGGACGCACGATCATGGAAGCAGGCATGGTCGAACACGCAGGAGACGACCAGATCCTCGACAGCGCGACGCTGCGCCGCGATGCCGAGGCCCGCGCCGCCGCAGGTGACGGTCCACCGAAGCCGCCGCTTCCTCCGATCTTCCAGTGCACCGACAGCCAGGGCGGCGGCTACCTGTACGAGTACGAAGCCGCGCCCGGCCGCTGCGAGCTGATGACGGTACAGGGCCTTGGCGGAGTGACGCCGGTGAATGCCGCCAGCTGTGAAGTGGTGCGCGACCACTGCGAAGCGCTTCCCGAAGCGCAGCGCTGCGGTGGTTGGCAGCAGCGCTTCCGCGATGCCCGCGGCCGTGAGCGCTTCGCCGCGCCGGAGAACCGCGA includes the following:
- a CDS encoding DNA topoisomerase I; this encodes MPKHLLIVESPAKAKTINKYLGKDYTVLASYGHVRDLIPKEGAVDPDNGFAMHYDVIDKNEKHVDAIAKAAKGADDILLATDPDREGEAISWHIAEILKERGLVKDKPMQRVVFTEITPRAIKEAISQPRAIASDLVDAQQARRALDYLVGFNLSPVLWRKVQRGLSAGRVQSPALRMIVEREEEIEAFIAREYWSIAAECAHPSQHFNAKLIKLDGQKFEQFTITDGDTAEAARLRIQQAAQGSLHVTDVASKERKRRPAPPFTTSTLQQEASRKLGFTTRKTMQVAQKLYEGVAIGDEGTVGLISYMRTDSVNLSQDALAEIRDVIARDYGIASLPDQPNTYQTKSKNAQEAHEAVRPTSALRTPAQVARYLTDDERKLYELIWKRAVACQMIPATLNTVSVDLSAGSEHVFRASGTTVVVPGFLAVYEEGKDNKSAEDEDEGRKLPAMKPGDRVPLERIQAEQHFTQPPPRYTEAALVKALEEYGIGRPSTYASIIQTLLFRKYVEMEGRSFRPSDVGRAVSKFLSSHFTRYVDYDFTAKLEDELDAVSRGEEEWIPLMARFWEPFKELVEDKKESVDRAEASGARELGTDPKTGKPVSVRLGRFGPYAAIGSTAEDAEEKPKFASLRPGQSMHTISLEDALELFLMPRALGEDKGEPVSVGIGRFGPFAKRGSTYASLKKEDDPYTIDLARAVFLVEEKEEIARNRIIKEFEGSDIQVLNGRFGPYISDGKMNGKIPKDREPASLTLAEVQQLMEETGKPVRKGFGAKKAAAKKAPAKKAAVKKEAAPKKAAAKKAPAKKAPAKKAVKKAAAKKAPAKKAAAKK
- a CDS encoding Sua5/YciO/YrdC/YwlC family protein, producing MKAHAGPVAAMKELTLDSAVATLRAGGVIAYPTEAVWGLGCDPSHEAAVHMVLRLKQRPIEKGMILVAAELAQLEGWVRLQALPDARQRAVLASWPGANTWILPAGPRAQPWVTGEHSGIAVRISAHPLVAELCRAWGGPLVSTSANLAGEPPARSREELDPRLLRLLDGILDGQTGGLAQPTPIRDALSGNVLRS
- a CDS encoding DUF4124 domain-containing protein; the encoded protein is MTLLRATLSLCLLLPWTAPAAEDVRVYRCVASNGAVALQDRPCNSGRQQVRDLQRPRDPAPRVVRSDATPPPPSETPVIREREVRHVYIQPPQPMYECVSEDGRRYTSDNNEGNPRWVPLWTSVWLPHGHRGPAYPGPRPAIGTPIGEGTGYRRPSIGMDVQVPAGSVLVRDSCHALPPQEVCARLSDRRWELDRRYNSALQSERTAISNEQRGIDARLSRDCER